One Dama dama isolate Ldn47 chromosome 18, ASM3311817v1, whole genome shotgun sequence DNA window includes the following coding sequences:
- the DUS4L gene encoding tRNA-dihydrouridine(20a/20b) synthase [NAD(P)+]-like, translating into MKSDCIQTTTCQERKKDPIEMFHSGQLVKVCAPMVRYSKLSFRTLVRKYDCDLCYTPMIVAADFVRSAKARDSEFTTNQGDCPLIVQFAANDARLLSDAARIVCPYANGIDINCGCPQRWALAEGYGACLINKPELVRDMVKQVRNQVENPRFSVSIKIRIHDDLTRTVDLCRKAEATGVSWITVHGRTVEERHQPVHYEAIKIIKESMSIPIVANGDIRSLKEAENVWHITGTDGVMVARGLLANPAMFAGYEETPLKCIWDWVDIALELGTPYMCFHQHLMYMMEKITSRQEKKIFNALSSTSAVLDYLTDHYGIDWTS; encoded by the exons ATGAAGAGTGACTGCATACAAACTACAACatgtcaagaaagaaaaaaagatccaaTAGAAATGTTTCATTCTGGGCAGCTGGTCAAAGTCTGTGCCCCAATGGTGCGGTATTCAAA GTTGTCTTTTAGAACACTAGTCAGAAAATACGATTGTGATCTGTGCTATACACCTATGATAGTTGCTGCTGATTTTGTCAGATCTGCAAAAGCCAGAGACAGTGAATTTACCACAAATCAAG GTGATTGCCCATTGATTGTTCAGTTTGCTGCTAATGATGCAAGACTTTTATCTGATGCTGCTCGTATAGTCTGTCCTTATGCGAATGGAATAGACATTAACTGTGGTTGCCCTCAGAG GTGGGCATTGGCAGAAGGTTATGGAGCTTGCTTAATAAACAAGCCAGAGCTTGTTCGAGATATGGTGAAACAAGTAAGAAATCAAGTGGAAAACCCCCGATTTTCAGTATCTATTAAAATAAG GATCCATGATGACCTTACAAGAACTGTAGATCTCTGTCGAAAGGCTGAAGCAACAGGAGTTTcctggattacagtccatggaagaaCTGTTGAGGAAAGACATCAGCCAGTTCACTATGAGGCCATTAAAATAATTAAGGAAAGTATGTCTATACCTATAGTTGCTAACGGAGACATCAGAAgcttaaaagaagcagaaaatgtgTGGCATATTACTGGGACAGATG GTGTGATGGTTGCAAGAGGACTCTTAGCAAACCCGGCCATGTTTGCTGGATATGAGGAAACCCCACTGAAATGCATCTGGGACTGGGTTGACATTGCTCTTGAACTTGGAACTCCTTATATGTGTTTCCATCAACATTTAATGTATATGATGGAAAAGATAACttcaaggcaggaaaaaaaaatatttaatgctttGTCAAGCACATCAGCAGTCTTAGATTATCTTACAGACCATTATGGGATTGACTGGACTTCCTGA